DNA from Ammospiza caudacuta isolate bAmmCau1 chromosome 6, bAmmCau1.pri, whole genome shotgun sequence:
CCAGAGCGCCGCCAGCCCTCCGGCCGCGCTGCCGTGCTCGGCCCGCATTGCAGCCCAGGCGAggccggcagcggcggggcggggagccCCATGCGGCACGGGCGGCCCTAGGCTGCGCGCCGGCCGCAGCATGCCGCTCCCTGTGCGCTTGGCgtggctgctggggctctgcagcctctgccgCGGGTACTTCGAGGGGCCACTGTACCCCGAGATGTCCAACGGGAGCCTGCACCACTACTTCGTCCCTGATGGGGACTACGAGGAGAACGACGACCCCGAGCGGTGCCAGCTGCTGTTCCGGGTGAGCGAGCAGCGGCGGtgcggcgcggcggcggcgccgggcggcgGGCTCACCCTGCGCGAGGAGCTGACGGTGCTGGGCCGGCAGGTGGAGGACGCGGGCCGGGTGCTGGAGGGCATCGGCAGGAGCATCTCCTACGACCTGGACGGGGAGGAGAGCTACGGCGCCTACCTGCGCCGCGAGTCCGCCCAGATCAGCGACGCCTACTCCAGCTCGGACCGCTCGCTGAGCGAGCTGGAGGGCAAATTCcggcagggccaggagcagggcGGCCGGGAGGAGTCCCGCCTGGGCGACAgcttcctggggctgctgctgcacgCCCGCGCCCTGCTCCGCGAGACCCGCCACGTCTCCAGCGGGCTGCGCGACAAGTACGACCTGCTGGCGCTGACGGTGCGCAGCCACGGCGCCCGCCTCAGCCGCCTCAAGAACGACTATCTCCGCGTCTGAGCTCCCCTCGGCCGCCTCAAGAACGACTGTCTCCGCGTCTGAGCTCCCCTCGGCCGCCTCAAGAACGACTGTCTCCGCGTCTGAGCTCCCCTCGGCCGCCTCAAGAACGACTGTCTCCGCGTCTGAGCCTCCCCGTTGCTGGGGTCACCGCCGTCCCGACCGCCCGTCCCCCGCAATGCACGGCCCTGGCGCCCGCCTGGAAGGAGCACCTCCTTGGACAAACCCTAGAATTATGAAGCTCGGAAAAGACCTCCGAGTTCATCAAGTCCAATCTTTGACTGAATACCACCACGCCTCCTAAACCACAAGTGCCGCATTTGCTCGTTTTTGAACGCTTCCAGGGATAGTAACAGAAAATACATTcttcttcatggaaaaaaaaagccttattTATTTTACCTTCCAAACAAATAGCACAATTGTATAAACCAGGAGGTTCGAGGTATGTTTAAGTTAATGTCCGAGGTATGTTTAAGTTAATATCCCATATTCAAAAAAGCTACCTTCTGTTATATCATTCACCTTTGGTTGCTATTGAAGTAAGCTCTCTCATGTCTGattcccttttttgttttttgtatcacctgccctgctgtggctcaCCTGCCCTAAGTGTAGTTGAAGTGAGGTGCTGGCCAGCTCCTTCCAGACTCCTGTGTAGCAAATTCTTAAATTGCTTTTGTTGTTAGTCCTTCAGGGTGACACCTCTGGCCCTCTGTTAAGTTCCTTTCTAATGCTATGTATTATATGCTCCTTACATGTTGTTCCACTATGTAAAGCTGTGATTTTCATTTGTGTTTGGAAAGATGGGAACTATTCTGGCAGGATTGGTATTTCCAGGCTTGCTTATCTGTGACTCTAAGCTATCATAACCCTGAGAAGCAGCCAAAAAGGCTTATGTCAGATCCTGAGAATGCTGGTAGAGATTTTTATAGCAAAAAGAATGAGCCCTAGCACTGGTTAGAGTTTTGGATCCCAGATTTGAGAGCCAGGAGCGTGTTTCTAAAGCTGACTAAAAGGTTTTGTCTGTGCAAACACATTGAATTTTCTTGTTGGTGCCTTTTTACTTTTGCTAGCTAAGTTATTAATATAACTTCGTGGTCTTAGACAATAGCAAAAGTGTCTGGTAGGAAGGAGGGTGGGGTTTTTAGACTCGTTGCTGTTTAACTGACAATTTTGGGTAATGTGTCTATTAGGTTACAGATACTGCAGGCAGAATACCTGTTGGGATGAAAAGAGTTTATGGGTTGTtgtaataaatatttgaaaacaatGTTAAAGTACATTTCTGTTATTAGTTTCAGAGACTCTCTTGATTTTAAAACATTCTGTTGGATGTGTCTTTTCAGCAAAACATTGGAAGTTTGTAGCCCTTGCCAAGTGAAATAACTTGCTTTTtagtaaaaacaaataaaaatgtacaGACCCATGAAGTAATCAAGTTTCATTAAAAGCAACAATACAAAAGGCCTTGTGGGCCAGACTTCTTTGAGTTTTTAAGCCTTTTTAAGCACCCATGGAAGAGAAGCTGATGTACTTCTGAGGTCTGTTCCTGTTAACCCTGCTCCCTTTTAGTTATACTTCAGTCTGCAAGCCATTCAGTGGGTAAGTTACTCAGCATTGCAGTGGCTCAACATAAGTCAGCTTGGACTAGAGTGCTGAAGGCACCAGGGAAGTCTCATGAAGGTAGGTGCTTACAGAACCAGACAGCTCTTTTTGCTGAAGGCAGTGAAATGTAGTCTACTGGCAAGATACTTTACAtgtcattttgcatttttaagtcCTCAGGATCTTTAAAgatttgctgggaaaaaaaaccaaaaaaccattTTATTGGTTGACTCTGGTGGAACCACtcaatgttatttttctgttctcaaGTTAGAAACTATATGACAAGTTCTAGCtcttaaaaattcatttatCGGTGATACTTCCCTTGCCACTAGAGATGGATGGCACAACAGAAGAGTGAGCCAAGTCACTGAGTCTTGTGTGCTCACTCTCTTAGCAAAACATAAGAGCATTTCTGGGCTGGACCAAGCTCCAGAAGTGCTGACACCAGTCTCCCCCAAAGATGTCATGCAGTTCCATTTGTGCCCAGAGGCTTCTTAAGGGAAGTTTAAGTCTGTGTTTTACCCACTTTGAGTCATTTGTTATAACATGAAGTAAATAAACATCAGCGTTTGTTGTAACATCAAACTGTTTGTTACAACATcagtaaataaacaaaaatggCATGACAGTGCTATTTTTTAGGCATATGAGAGCAGTATTCAAATCCTAATAAAAAGCAGTAGTAGCATAATACCGCTTCTTGAATATTCTTTAAGCAGCTTGACTGTTCTGTTTGCAGTAGCAAATGTTTGGTCAAGCTGAAACTATTCCAATGTGTGCAGCATACCAAAAGAGTAAATGTTTGCAGAATGCTTACTTTGCAAAGCAGGAGATGTGTGGGTATTTACAGAATAACTCATTCGACCCAATGCCCTGTAAATTGTCATCTAATGAAACAAGACTGTGGTACTTTATAGTCCACACTATAGTCCACACTATTTCATATCATATATGAATACTTGACATTCTTTTATGTTTCAGTAAAACATaaacatttttct
Protein-coding regions in this window:
- the FIBIN gene encoding fin bud initiation factor homolog, with the translated sequence MPLPVRLAWLLGLCSLCRGYFEGPLYPEMSNGSLHHYFVPDGDYEENDDPERCQLLFRVSEQRRCGAAAAPGGGLTLREELTVLGRQVEDAGRVLEGIGRSISYDLDGEESYGAYLRRESAQISDAYSSSDRSLSELEGKFRQGQEQGGREESRLGDSFLGLLLHARALLRETRHVSSGLRDKYDLLALTVRSHGARLSRLKNDYLRV